One Thermosphaera aggregans DNA segment encodes these proteins:
- the rpoA2 gene encoding DNA-directed RNA polymerase subunit A'' codes for MLKEKLEGYVSPQVYNEVRDKLIELTNKTELYENEVEAIISEVIRRYRSSMIEPGEAVGTVAAQSLGEPSTQMTLRVFHYAGLREYNVTLGLPRLIEIVDARKKPETPITEIYLDDDHKYDEEKAKEIARTIETTLLENIAKGVSIELTEMNIELDQEMLSDKGIAVETVVETLKSLNIGEVEWSEDNPLVIRILFEEEVDYVKAEKIRQKVLSTKLKGVKGIKKVIIQKRGNEYVLIAEGSNLEELMKIPGIDHKRLYTNNVFEIERVLGIEAARAAIIREIKNVLDDQGLDVDTRHIILLADIMTWTGHIRQVGRMGVAGEKQSVLARATFEMTVQKLLEAAAMGESDRLYGITENIIMGQVIPVGTGMVQIYMFPTLIKPEASEEKEGSEQ; via the coding sequence ATACTGAAGGAGAAGCTTGAAGGATACGTGAGCCCCCAGGTGTACAACGAGGTTAGAGACAAGCTCATCGAGTTGACGAATAAGACAGAGCTCTACGAGAACGAGGTTGAGGCAATAATATCCGAGGTGATTAGAAGGTACAGGTCCTCCATGATTGAGCCAGGCGAGGCTGTTGGCACAGTCGCTGCTCAGAGCCTTGGAGAACCCTCAACCCAGATGACCCTCAGAGTCTTCCACTACGCTGGTCTCAGAGAGTACAACGTCACACTGGGACTCCCCAGGCTTATAGAGATCGTTGATGCTAGGAAGAAGCCTGAAACACCTATTACGGAGATATACCTGGACGATGACCACAAGTATGATGAGGAGAAGGCTAAGGAGATAGCTAGAACCATTGAGACAACGCTTCTAGAAAACATTGCTAAGGGAGTAAGCATAGAGCTCACGGAAATGAACATTGAGCTCGACCAGGAGATGCTGTCGGATAAGGGAATAGCTGTTGAGACAGTGGTTGAAACCTTGAAGTCGTTAAATATTGGAGAGGTTGAGTGGAGCGAGGACAACCCGCTCGTGATCAGGATATTGTTCGAGGAAGAGGTTGACTACGTTAAAGCGGAGAAGATAAGGCAGAAGGTCCTGTCAACCAAGCTGAAGGGTGTTAAAGGAATTAAGAAGGTTATCATCCAGAAAAGAGGGAACGAGTACGTGTTAATAGCTGAGGGAAGCAATCTCGAAGAGCTCATGAAAATCCCAGGGATAGACCATAAGAGGCTGTACACCAACAACGTGTTCGAGATTGAACGGGTGCTCGGGATTGAGGCAGCTAGGGCTGCAATCATCAGGGAGATTAAGAACGTCCTGGATGATCAAGGCTTAGACGTTGACACCAGGCACATAATACTGCTAGCCGACATCATGACTTGGACAGGGCATATAAGGCAGGTTGGTAGAATGGGTGTAGCCGGCGAGAAGCAGAGCGTCTTGGCGAGGGCAACCTTCGAGATGACTGTTCAGAAGCTCCTGGAGGCTGCCGCAATGGGTGAGTCGGACAGGCTGTACGGCATTACCGAAAATATTATAATGGGGCAAGTCATTCCTGTAGGAACAGGAATGGTTCAGATTTATATGTTCCCAACATTGATAAAACCAGAAGCCAGTGAGGAGAAAGAGGGGAGCGAGCAATGA
- a CDS encoding 50S ribosomal protein L30e, which yields MSTATVELVKAIQTLSKTGQFKIGFNQSKKLVMLGKAKAAVIAANAPPHVKRDLKYYAKLSNIPVIEFPGTNFELGALIGKPFGVSTMVIIDPGQSNILDLAKEVSGNE from the coding sequence ATGAGCACTGCCACTGTGGAGCTGGTTAAGGCTATTCAAACCCTGAGTAAAACCGGCCAGTTCAAGATCGGTTTCAACCAGTCAAAGAAGCTCGTCATGCTGGGAAAGGCCAAGGCCGCTGTCATCGCGGCCAACGCACCACCGCATGTTAAGAGAGACCTGAAATACTACGCGAAGCTGAGCAACATACCTGTTATAGAGTTCCCTGGAACAAACTTCGAGCTGGGGGCTTTGATCGGTAAACCCTTCGGCGTCTCAACAATGGTGATCATCGACCCTGGCCAGTCAAACATCCTGGACCTAGCCAAGGAGGTATCGGGTAATGAGTAA